The window CAAGGGATTGGTGCTGGTTTCATTCCTAAAAACTGTAAAACTGAATTATTAGATGGAATCATCACTGTCGGTAAAGAAGAGTCATTTACCATGGCTGTCCTTGCTGCCAAAAAAGAAGGGATCTTCATCGGAACATCGTCCGGCGCAAGTCTTGCTGCCGTTTCTAAAAAATTAAAAGAAATCCCAGCAGGATCCAAAGTTCTCACTTTCTGTTACGATACAGGAGAAAGATACTTATCTGTTGAAGGACTTTTCGTTTAATTTTCGTTTGATGGGATTTTAAAATCACCAATCTATTAATTGTCGAATCACCTACAAAAGCGGCAACCATCACTTCTTATCTCGGTAAGGATTGGTTGGTTGTTGCAACAAAAGGTCATATCAAAGACCTACCACCCAAATCTTACGGTGTGGATCTTTCTAATCAATTTGAACCTGAATACGAGTGGTTAAAAGGCAAAAAAAGTCTTTTTACAACCATAACCACCAAAGCCAAAAAATGTTCCCTTATTTACATAGCAAGTGACCCTGACAGAGAAGGGGAAATTATCGCCAAACATTGTTTCGATGAACTTTCCAAGTTAAAAAAACCTATTTATCGTTTGCGATTGAAAGAAATCACAAAAGAGGAATTACAGTCGCAAATTCAAAAAAAAATTGGTCTTGATCAACAAGAAATTGAATCACAAATTGCAAGGCGAGTGATAGACCGAATCTTTGGATTTGAAGTATCTCCCGATTTATGGAAACATTTAAAAATTCCATCACTTTCCGCAGGACGGGTCCAATCGACCGTATTACACTGGATTTGTGAAAGGGAAAAAGAAATCCAAAACTTTTCCAAAGAGAATTATTTCCAACTCAAATTGATTGGTACGCTCAATGAGAATCCAATCGAACTCAAATACCAATCCAAAGAAAAACTAAAACAAGAAGAAATACAAACTATCTTAAATGAGATCCAAATATTACCGGATCCGTCCCGATTGAAAAATATAGTTTTATCCAATCTCAAAATTAAAAAAATCAAACGAAACCCTCCGAAAGCATTTTCTACTGCAAGTTTACTCGAATCAAGTTTTCGTGCCCTACAATTTGATTCTAAAAAAACAATGCGACTGGCTCAAAGTTTATTCGAAGGTAAAAAACTTCATGCAGGTGAGACAGTAGGTCTCATCACGTATATGCGTTCGGATAGCACCAGGGTATCGGAATCAAAACAAGACTTAGGTGAGAAGTATCTAAAAGAACATTATCCAAACCTGTTATGGGAAGGGAGTCGTAACCAGGGAAAACAAAAAAAGTTTTCACAGGATGCTCACGAAGCAATCACTCCAATCAACCCAAGTCTTTCGCCAGAACAAATCAAATCGTTTTTAACATTGGATGAATGGAAATTGTATCAATTGATTTGGGAAAGGTTTTTAACCTCACTTTTGAAACCAGAAATTGGAGAAGAGATAGTATATGAATTTCCAATCGGAAAACATATCTTTGAACATTCATTTGAAACGATATCTGATCCCGGATTCAAAAATTTTCCACGTCCCAAAGAGAAACGTGAAAAAATCTCGTTGAATGCAAAAATAGGAGATCTCTTTTTTTATGAATCATACTCAGTTGAGGAAAAAGAAACAGAACCACCACAACGATACACTCAAGGAAAATTGATTCAAAAAATGGAAGACACCGGAGTGGGTCGACCATCGACTTATGCGACTATCCTCGAAACTTTGAAATTGCGAAAGTACATTGTGGAGTACAAAAAAAACATCGGCCCCTCCCAACTTGGTTTGAAGGTGGATTCTTATTTGTTTTTGAATTTTTTTGACTTAATCGGTGAGTCATTTACCAAAGACCTAGAATCAAAATTGGACCAAATCACAGATGAAAAAGCATCACGAGTGAAGCTTGTGGCTAATTTTTATGATCAATTGAAACAAATTCTAAAGTCTCCACGAAAAAAAATGGTAAGTATAGGCAAAGAAAATCAATCCAAAGTCAAATATGATACGGATGAAAAACAGACACTTTCCGAAAAAGTAAAAAATGGCAAAGGGAGTGAGAAGAAAGGTAACACTAAAAATCAGAACCAGAGTCTAACTTATATTGAGAATAAAACTTGCCCCAAATGTTTGGATGGATATGTGAAAACCAAACTAGGGAAAAATGGAAAAACCATTTATTTTTGTTCCCGTTACCCGCACTGTGACTACATCACCTATGATAACTAACAAAGTAAAAACATTGATCCTTGTGAATTTAGGTGGGCCAAGAACTCCATCTGAGATTGAAGTTTTTTTAAGAGATTTATTTTCTGATCCCTTTGTATTTGATTTACCATTACCTGAATTCTTACGCCTTAGACTCGCACGTTTCATTGCCAAAAAAAGAGCTCCCAAAGTGCAAAAATCCTATGAATCAATGGGATTTGGTGGTGGTTCTCCACTTGTGGAGGAGACAGCAAAACAAGCACATGCGCTCGAGTTGGCACTCAATGAAAGAAGTTCGGAACAATGGAATGTAAAGGTAGCCATGGCATGTGGTTATCCCAATATGCGAGATATTGAATTTGGGAAACCCAATCAAGATACCGTCTATCTTCCGTTATACCCTCAGTTTTCTCGTTCAACTGTTCTATCTACACTAGCCATATTGGAAACAAAGTTTGGTGAGTGTCCCGTTGGAAGCGGTGGTTATGTTCCCCATTTTGGATTAGATCCAAACTTCCATTCAATCTCTGCGAAGTTCATTTATGAGTTTTTTACAAACCAACTTCCAAAAGACCAATACTTACATTATCCAGAAGAAAAACCCAATTGTGATTGGAGAAATTTGGATTTAGTATTTTCTGCACACGGAGTTCCCATGCGACTCATCCATAAAGGCGATCGATATATGGAAGAAGTGGAGTTGTCGGTAAAAGGTATCGCAGACGAACTTTCAAAATTTGGGTTCAATGGAGGTGTGCACATATCTTACCAGAGTAAGGTGGGACCAGCTAAATGGACAGAACCAAGCACGATCCAAATGATTTCTTCCTTAGCGAAACAAGGAAAACATATTGCCGTTTATCCCATTAGTTTTGTCAGTGATCATTTAGAAACGTTGGAAGAAATAGGGGAACAATTTAAGGATTTAACTTGGGAAATGGGAGGGAAATCGTTTGTCCGAATTCCAGCCTTAGGAATCTATCCAAGTTTCATTCAATTCCTTGCAGAGAAAGTGATGCATTCTGATCGGAAGATCCAACATTGTATTTGTAGAGAAAAAGGTGGTGAATCACTCCAACATTGTCGATTCAAAGATTGAGCGAAGGCCAATGCCTTTGCGATAGTTCCCGTAAAATTGTATGTCCAATCCTTTTGATTTCCACTCGGTTTCTAATTGATCCAGTGTTTGATTAAAGTCATATAAATTTTTATCATAAGCGGGAAAAACCCCTTCCCAGGTAGTTTTGTAAACAGCCTTCGGTTCTTCGACTTTTCCAGTGATAAGAGCTCTATCTTTTTCTAAGATGGAATACATTTGAAAATCGTTTTCCATACCAGCTAACTTTGGATAAATCCAAGTTTCAGAATTGTCAGAATTCGTGACTCGGCCATCGAAAATATCGGAGTTACACAAAACTCCCAACGCATGAATGCCTTCGTTTTTACCAAACAAAACTCCAAAACATGGTTTTTTGGTAAGTTTCGTTTCACCAAATCGAGTGATAGTGGATATCGTTAGTAAATTTGGTGAAGTGTCTTGTTTTAGTATGGGTTCTAAAATGGGTAATAAATTCTTTAAGGATGTACAAATGCGAACGGCCCCAGTTAAATTTTGTAACTCCTCGACATTTGAAAGCGAGACACCTGTTTTGATATTCATTTTTGGAGAAAGATAATTTACCAAATGGGTGACCAAATCTCCCATTCCATTTGGGAAAGATACTGTGCCGTAAGTTCTTTTTTTGTGTTTTTTAATTTCTTTGAAAATTGTGCTCTGTCCTCTTCCATCCCATTTAGAAAATATGGACTCAGGTTGCAGCTCGGTTAATCTAGTTCCGTAAATTCCACCTAGCGCTGGCTCGATGATATTTTTAGTTACGGAAGAACCAAACATTCGATTTCCCCATTCTTCAAAATTTAAGTTAGGATCAAATTTTAGTTTTTTTAGAAAAATAGAATATAAAAGTTTTGTTCCTGATAAAATGGAAATAGGGAATTGAGATAGTTTTTGATTTGTCCAAAAATACCTACGTTTGGATGCCTTTTTGGGAAAAACAGGACTGAGTCCAATCTCATCTAACATCGATTTGATATCGTCTGTCAAAAGGATTCCGTTGGCCGCAAGTTCTACAAGTCCTTGTTTTTCTTTTTTAGTTCCGATCACACCGCCGAGTGTGTTTTTTTCTTCATAAAGTGTCACCTGATTTCCTTTTTTGACATGGTGGTAGGCGAGAAACAAACCTGTGATGCCACCACCGAAGATATGAATGTCTTCTTTCATATTGCTTTTGAAAATACAGGTTTTGTTGGTTGGCTTAGTTGCAGTTTTTCATCAAATGCCATTGCCACGATTCTTAAAAATGGTTTTCCCGTTTCTGTCACTACAAGAGTATCCTTCTGCCAATTGACCAAATTGTCTTTTTCCATCTCGGTCAAAAATTGTCTCACATGGCTTTGTAAGTCATTCGGTACTTTTACTTCCCAAGATGTCATAAGTTGTAATATCAATTCCTTTCTTAATTGGTCTGAGTTTGTGAGTTTGTGTCCTCTGAGAATGGGTAGGATACCATCCACTAGAGACTTTCGATACTTCATTTCGAGTTTGATATTTTGGAAAAAAAGATTTGGTGTTTCGGAAATGGCAGATGAACCGAGTCCAAGCATGACATCAGTTTTGGAATCACTATACCCCATAAAATTTCTATGTAATTGTTTAGAATGGAATGCCTTCCATAATTTATCATGTGGGAGCGCAAAATGGTCCATTCCAATTTCCCGATACCCTTCCTTTTCTAAAAGGGTTCTTCCCATCTCATATAACTCTCGTTTGAGTGTTGGTTCTGGTAAGTCATTTTCAGTGAATAAACGTTGGGATGCCTTAATCCAAGGTACATGAGCATAAGAATAAAAGGCAATACGATCTGGTTTGAGTTCCAATGTTTTTTCAATCGTGAATTTCATGGAATCTAAGGATTGTTTTGGTAACCCATAAATTAAATCAAAATTAACGGAATCAAATCCAAGTGCTCTTGCTTCTAATGTAATATTTTCAGTGAGTTCAAATGGTTGGATGCGGTTTACAAGCCTCTGAACTTCTGGATCAAAATCTTGGACACCAAGACTTATCCGATGGAAACCAAGTTGTCTTAAAAGTTTTAATTGGGATACTCTAGTTCGTCTTGGATCCACTTCAATGGAATACTGCGGATTTTGGGAAGGAGCCAGTTGATTCAAAATGGATTCGATTGTAGACTGGAGGTTGTAATCAGATAAATAAGTGGGACTACCTCCACCTAAATGTAGTTCGCTGAGTTCTTTTCCTTTGAGAGAAGGGACATTTTTTATGTATAACAGTAATTCCTTTTGAATTGCGCTCACGTATGGTTCTTCGACGGTATGGTTTTTTGTGATGGAAGTGTTACAACCGCAGAATGTACAAAGTGTCTCACAAAAAGGGATATGAAGGTAAACTGCCAATTTAGATTCTTTCGGGAAAAGATATGTTTCGAGGGATTGGATACATTCTTCCGTCGTTGGAGAATCTGTCCAATACGGAACAGTAGGGTAACTTGTGTAACGTGGGGCAGGTGTATCGTATTTTTCTAGCAATTGTTTCATTTAGTAAACACCTTTCTTGTTTCTTCGATTAGGGAGTGGATAGAAGCTTCAGGAGTGAATTGTAAAACTCCATGCCCAAGGCCTGCAACCCAACCAACTCGATCTTTTGGATCCATATCCTTTATCGGTAAAAGATACTCTTTTATTTTGTGTTTGAGAGTCACAGGATCTGCAAATAATAATTCTTGGTCAAAATTCCCTTGGATGAATCCTTTGCCACCAAACTCATGTAAGACGTTTGGAATGGAAAAACGATGGTCAACTCCAAATCCTACTAAATCAGGAATTTTGTGAATCTGGCGTATATGCTCTTCTGTGGAATTTTTAGCATAATATCCAATTTGATTCGGGAACGTTTTTGTAAGTTCGGCAATAGGTTCTGCCACGTATCGGCGAAAATTATTTGGATCAAGCATTCCTGCAGCAGTATCAAACATCATTACTACTTCGGCGCCACCTTGTAATTGTAATTCGATATTTTTTTTGAGTAATGGGAGTAAGATTGTATAGAATTCATCTACAAAGTTTTGATTGGTTTTGATAAACGATAGATTCCCATCATGTTTTCCGATACTGGCATATGTCATAAGTGTAAAAGGTCCACCGACAAAACCAATGAGAGATACATCTTTTGGTAAAACTTCTCGTGTCCGAATCACAGCTTGTTTTTGGAAAACCAATCCTTCGATTGCTTCCTCTACTGGTTTTAGTTTGTTTAGGTCTGTGATCGATGTCAGAGAAAATGATAATTTGGGACCTGGATCATAAGTGAGTCCCATCCCAAGTGCTTCGAGTGGAAAGAGTAAATCTGAGAACAAAATACTCACGTCAAAACCAAATTCTTTGACAGGACCTAAGGCAACCTCAGCAGCAAGTTCTGGTTCTTTACATAACTCCATAAAACTGTATGTTTCTTTGAGTTTACGGTAATGTGAATGATACCTTCCCGCTTGGCGCATAAACCAAATTGGTGGAACATCTTGGGGGACTAATTGAATTGCATTGGCAAATCTTTCGTTATGGTATTTGGTAGTGATCATGGATTAGTCCTTTAATGCCTTTTTGGTTTTTTCGAGGGTGAGGTTTATGATATCGTTTGTATGAGCAGTCGATAAAAATCCAACCTCATATCCACTTGGGGCAAGATACACTCCCTGTTTAAGAAGTTTGTGGAAGAGGGTGGCAAAATTGGATTTATGAGTTCCAGGAATTTGGTCTATTCGGCGGATCGGATTTTCTGTTTTTCCTTTCAGCCAAAACAAACTTCCAAAGGTGACAGCCTCCCAATTGGTATCACCTTTTTCGGATAGAAGGGTTAGAATTCCATCTGTGAGTTGTTTGGTGGCAGATTCTAGAGCAGGGTATGGATTTTCTGTCCAAGCTTTGGTGAGAGTTTTGAGTCCTGCACGCATCCCAATTGGATTAGCAGATAGTGTACCAGCTTGGTAAACTGGCCCACTCGGTGCTACTAAATCCATTAGTTCTCTTTTCCCTGCATAAGCACCCACCGGAAATCCACCTCCTATGATCTTTCCGTAACAGACTAAATCAGGAATGATACCAGTGATCCCAGCCATTCCTTGAAAGGAGACTCTGAAACCCGAAATCACTTCATCAAAAAGAAGTAATACTCCATATTTGGTTGTTAACTCACGACACTTCTTTAAAAATTCTATCCTTTGCGGGAGGAGTCCATAATTGGCGGGGAGTGGTTCGATCGCCAAACAAGCGATATTTGAGCCTTCTCTTTGGAATAATTCTTCCAGTTTTGATTCATCATCTAATGGAAGGACAAGTGTGTTTTGGATGATTTCAGGACCAATCCCTTTACTATCACTTGAACTGAGACCTGCAAGGCCCGATCCGGATTTTACTAAAAGTTGATCCAAGTGACCGTGATAACATCCATCAAATTTTAAAATTTTATTTCGGCCAGTTGCAGCTCTTGCTACCCTTAGAGCACTCATCACAGCTTCAGTTCCTGAATTCACAAATCGAATTTTTTCTACCCAAGGGATTCGTTCTGTGATGAACTCGGCTAGTTCCAGAGAATACGGTTCACAGGCACCGAAAGACCAAGCTTTGTTTACCGTATCTTCGACCACCTCTTGGATTTCAGGATGTCGATGTCCAAATAAAAGTGGACCAAAACTCAAACAATAATCGATGAAATCATTTCCTTCGACTGACTTAAGATAGGCGCCTCTCGCCTCACTAAAAAAAATGGGAGTCCCACCTACTGAGGAGAATGACCTGACAGGACTGTGGACTCCTCCTGGAACCACTTGTTTTGATCTCTGGAATAATGTTTCCGAATTCATGAATACAACCTTTGTGCAATCCTTGCACCATACGTGATTAAAAATGAAGATCCGGCTCTGCGAAACACGTCCCATGTTTCTCTTAAACCATCTTCAAAATTGAGAAAACCTTCTTTTGCTAAGTAAACGAGACTTGCATACTCGCCACTCACTTGGTAAGCACCAGTAGGGAGTCCTGTTTTATCTTTGATAGGACCAATCAAATCAATAGAAGTCATCCCTGGTTTTACCATTAATAAATCCGCACCTTCTTCTTTGTCTCGAATGGAAGTTTGGATTGCAGTTTCTCTGTCTCTAACATCCAATTGGTATCCACTTCTATCACCAAACTGCGGTGAGGAGTCGGCAGCACCACGGAAGGGACCGTAAAAATGACTTTTGAATTTTGTAGAATAACTCATGATGGGAACATGGGAATGGTTGTTTTCATCGAGAATCTTTCTATGTGATGCAACCCTTCCATCCATCATATCACTAGGTGCAATACCGTCAGCACCCGCATCTGCATAAATCAATGCTAGTTCAGACAATCGATTTAATGTTAATTTTAAATCAATGTTACCTTTAGGATGGAAGTGGCAACAATGTCCGGATGTTGTCACTGAGCAGATACAAGTATCTAACCATAAAAACATTTCAGGGAATGTTTTTTTTATGGCACTAATATTTGAATGGTAAAACTCTTTTGAAAAACTGGTGTCCGATTTTTCGTTTGGAACCATAAATAGCAAAAACTGCGAGACACCTGATTTTAAATCAGACTCAATTTGTTTGAAGATGGTTTGGTTCGTATCGCGGTAAACATCTGGTAACCCTTTGATCGGTTCTTTTTCGGTAAGACCTTCCACAAGGAATAAAGGTTGGATCATTTTGTTCACATTTAAGGAACCTGATTCGCTCAGATGACGGAGTGACTTGTGGGAACGTAATCGAAGTGTTTGTTTTTTCATGGTTTGATGTACCTCTCCACCCAAGAATCAAATGACAGGGAAACAAATACTTTGTTTTTGGAACCATTTTCACCTAGTGCGTGTTTGATTTTTCGAAACGTTGATCCAGGTCCAACAAAATGTATGACATTCAAAAGTTCCGGGTATCTTTTGGTGACAATGTCAAATTCAGATCCACTACGCCAGTAAGCGGCTTTGATTTTAGAAGTATCAAATGGGATTGGAATTTCGGGTGCAGAAACAAAATACGTAGGAATCACGGGATAAATACTGGAGTGTTTGTCCGAATCCATATGGCTGAGTTTGACAAATTTTGTTTTTCTACCTAATATGGTATCGATTTCTGGTGGTTCACTCTCTCCAAGACCATCACAGGTTCCATTCACCCAAAAACCACGTAATGCTAAATCTTTCCATGTAGATAACCCTGCTGACCAAAGGATTTGATTACTTGGATTGACTGATAAATCCAAAGGAAAGGCATACCCACGAGAAACAAAAACATCCACATCTTTGGGAATGCTATAAGTTAATCTTTCCCTTTGTCTTGCCGCCATTTTTGCGTTAGGTGGCCATACTTCATCTCTGGAGAAAGAATAATTTGGGCTTTCTGAAAGTTCTTTGGTTTGCAAAATTTGACCATCTTCAGTGATTCCACGTATGAAGCATACCTTACCATACTCTCTATGTAAAACAGTGACTCCAATTTTTTGATGGCAACCACCACCATATCGAGAGAGGATTTCTCTTTCTTCATTTGTAGTCAGATTGGTTTCAGAATCTGAAATCTTTGACAATAAGGTTTCGAGATGTTTGTCTTCTTTTCTGATTTCAGCACATAACGCACCTTGTGCGGGAGCACTTGGGAAGATTGATGAAGGTAATACCATAAAAAGCGATACATTCATGGTATCCTTAATGAGTTGTTGTATTTCTTTCAGTTCTGGTAAAAGTTGGTCGGGGTCTTGGAAGTTTAGGATTCGATCTAAGGCAGCTTTTGCGACTAAAATTCCACCTGATTCGTGATCCAAATATTTACGTAATCTTGTTTGTATGTTTCCCCGAACGGATTCGATTTTGATTTCAAAATTATTGATGGGTGTAGGAAAGTAATTCCTTAAAAATTCTTTGATGTGGTATTCTCTTCTAGGTGAAGAAGTTAAAATGGTAATTTCATTTGGTAAATTGATCCATTTGTTTTTTTTAAAGAGTAAAACATCTCGAACATCTTCCCTTGGTAAAACAGGGATCAGTGTTGTTTCTTTCCTTTCTTTTAAATCCATATCTTTATAGGAATGGATCACGATATCAACTTTGTGGTTTAGTAAATCTTCTTGTAAATCTTTGGTAAAGATCCCTTGTCCACCAAATTGCCAAAGTGGGGTGGTTAGGTCTTTATCACCACTTGATTCTCTGAAAATCGTTTCGAAGTTTAGATCTTTGTTTTTTTCTTTGAGGGCATTCGTAACAGTGTGGATTTGTATGCGAGAGAGTAGGGAGGACCTACCTCCTATTTTGATTGTTTCAGACAAGTAAATCTTCCCATCCATTCATGATATGTAATTGTTCTTCCTCCCGTTCCCGAGTCAGTTCCGTGAGAAAATATTGTAAGTCCATTTTTACATTTTGGATTTGTTCATCCGTTTCTTGTAGATCGTTTAGGATCTGTTTGAGTGGGATGTAATGTTGGTAATTATGGTTTTTTAATGAATCTTCCCTAAAGTCAAGAATAAGTGATGATGATTGTATCATCTCATCCCAGTTAAACGGTAGAAAACTTGATGCAATGACGATTGCTTCGTTTCCTGGCGTATAATCTTCCCAGTGAAAGGTTGTAATGGGGAATGTTTTTTTTAGTTCTTCAAGCCGATGATGATTCCTTCCAATCAATCGTACGTTTTTCTGTTTGGAAACTAAGTAGGGTAAAATGGAATCAACAAGTTTCCCCGTTCCAAGAAGTGTAACTTCTTTATGGTTTTGCAAGTAAGATTCGGTAACACTTCCGTAAGTTTGCCTTCCAATCCCCGTTAAATACTTGGATCGAATTTGTTTAGTATGTTCCAAGATTTGGTCTCGTAACCGTTGTAATGAAATGGCAAAGTTTGAACGTTCAGTGTTTTCTTCACGGAAACGATCTCGAAATTGTGCTTGGATTTCGGATTCTCCAAAAAGTTTGGAACGTAATCCCGAAACCACTTCTAATAAAAAACGATACGCATCATAACCTTGATACAGCTCCCATCCATCCAAAAATCGCTCTGATTTTTCGATCGGATAGATCCGTTTGTCAGAGAATACAAGAGTCCTTTGACAAGTTTGCCAAACTTCTAGGCGAGAATCGTCTAAAGGTTTAGCGATGGGATCAGTGGAATGGAGTAGAATCAGGTTTGACCACATACAATTATTCTATCAAATACATCGTTGTAACTGTCACAAGATTGTCAGTTCCTAAAAAAATAAAATGTGATATTGATACTTAATCTCAATTAGAAAGGCGAAGGAAAGAATGGAAAACAAAAATTGGAAAGAAATCCTCACACCATTACAATACCAAGTGACTCGTGAAAAGGGCACCGAACGGCC of the Leptospira biflexa serovar Patoc strain 'Patoc 1 (Paris)' genome contains:
- the topA gene encoding type I DNA topoisomerase, with translation MTSYLGKDWLVVATKGHIKDLPPKSYGVDLSNQFEPEYEWLKGKKSLFTTITTKAKKCSLIYIASDPDREGEIIAKHCFDELSKLKKPIYRLRLKEITKEELQSQIQKKIGLDQQEIESQIARRVIDRIFGFEVSPDLWKHLKIPSLSAGRVQSTVLHWICEREKEIQNFSKENYFQLKLIGTLNENPIELKYQSKEKLKQEEIQTILNEIQILPDPSRLKNIVLSNLKIKKIKRNPPKAFSTASLLESSFRALQFDSKKTMRLAQSLFEGKKLHAGETVGLITYMRSDSTRVSESKQDLGEKYLKEHYPNLLWEGSRNQGKQKKFSQDAHEAITPINPSLSPEQIKSFLTLDEWKLYQLIWERFLTSLLKPEIGEEIVYEFPIGKHIFEHSFETISDPGFKNFPRPKEKREKISLNAKIGDLFFYESYSVEEKETEPPQRYTQGKLIQKMEDTGVGRPSTYATILETLKLRKYIVEYKKNIGPSQLGLKVDSYLFLNFFDLIGESFTKDLESKLDQITDEKASRVKLVANFYDQLKQILKSPRKKMVSIGKENQSKVKYDTDEKQTLSEKVKNGKGSEKKGNTKNQNQSLTYIENKTCPKCLDGYVKTKLGKNGKTIYFCSRYPHCDYITYDN
- the hemH gene encoding ferrochelatase; this translates as MITNKVKTLILVNLGGPRTPSEIEVFLRDLFSDPFVFDLPLPEFLRLRLARFIAKKRAPKVQKSYESMGFGGGSPLVEETAKQAHALELALNERSSEQWNVKVAMACGYPNMRDIEFGKPNQDTVYLPLYPQFSRSTVLSTLAILETKFGECPVGSGGYVPHFGLDPNFHSISAKFIYEFFTNQLPKDQYLHYPEEKPNCDWRNLDLVFSAHGVPMRLIHKGDRYMEEVELSVKGIADELSKFGFNGGVHISYQSKVGPAKWTEPSTIQMISSLAKQGKHIAVYPISFVSDHLETLEEIGEQFKDLTWEMGGKSFVRIPALGIYPSFIQFLAEKVMHSDRKIQHCICREKGGESLQHCRFKD
- a CDS encoding protoporphyrinogen/coproporphyrinogen oxidase, with protein sequence MKEDIHIFGGGITGLFLAYHHVKKGNQVTLYEEKNTLGGVIGTKKEKQGLVELAANGILLTDDIKSMLDEIGLSPVFPKKASKRRYFWTNQKLSQFPISILSGTKLLYSIFLKKLKFDPNLNFEEWGNRMFGSSVTKNIIEPALGGIYGTRLTELQPESIFSKWDGRGQSTIFKEIKKHKKRTYGTVSFPNGMGDLVTHLVNYLSPKMNIKTGVSLSNVEELQNLTGAVRICTSLKNLLPILEPILKQDTSPNLLTISTITRFGETKLTKKPCFGVLFGKNEGIHALGVLCNSDIFDGRVTNSDNSETWIYPKLAGMENDFQMYSILEKDRALITGKVEEPKAVYKTTWEGVFPAYDKNLYDFNQTLDQLETEWKSKGLDIQFYGNYRKGIGLRSIFESTMLE
- the hemN gene encoding oxygen-independent coproporphyrinogen III oxidase produces the protein MKQLLEKYDTPAPRYTSYPTVPYWTDSPTTEECIQSLETYLFPKESKLAVYLHIPFCETLCTFCGCNTSITKNHTVEEPYVSAIQKELLLYIKNVPSLKGKELSELHLGGGSPTYLSDYNLQSTIESILNQLAPSQNPQYSIEVDPRRTRVSQLKLLRQLGFHRISLGVQDFDPEVQRLVNRIQPFELTENITLEARALGFDSVNFDLIYGLPKQSLDSMKFTIEKTLELKPDRIAFYSYAHVPWIKASQRLFTENDLPEPTLKRELYEMGRTLLEKEGYREIGMDHFALPHDKLWKAFHSKQLHRNFMGYSDSKTDVMLGLGSSAISETPNLFFQNIKLEMKYRKSLVDGILPILRGHKLTNSDQLRKELILQLMTSWEVKVPNDLQSHVRQFLTEMEKDNLVNWQKDTLVVTETGKPFLRIVAMAFDEKLQLSQPTKPVFSKAI
- a CDS encoding uroporphyrinogen decarboxylase family protein, with amino-acid sequence MITTKYHNERFANAIQLVPQDVPPIWFMRQAGRYHSHYRKLKETYSFMELCKEPELAAEVALGPVKEFGFDVSILFSDLLFPLEALGMGLTYDPGPKLSFSLTSITDLNKLKPVEEAIEGLVFQKQAVIRTREVLPKDVSLIGFVGGPFTLMTYASIGKHDGNLSFIKTNQNFVDEFYTILLPLLKKNIELQLQGGAEVVMMFDTAAGMLDPNNFRRYVAEPIAELTKTFPNQIGYYAKNSTEEHIRQIHKIPDLVGFGVDHRFSIPNVLHEFGGKGFIQGNFDQELLFADPVTLKHKIKEYLLPIKDMDPKDRVGWVAGLGHGVLQFTPEASIHSLIEETRKVFTK
- the hemL gene encoding glutamate-1-semialdehyde 2,1-aminomutase is translated as MNSETLFQRSKQVVPGGVHSPVRSFSSVGGTPIFFSEARGAYLKSVEGNDFIDYCLSFGPLLFGHRHPEIQEVVEDTVNKAWSFGACEPYSLELAEFITERIPWVEKIRFVNSGTEAVMSALRVARAATGRNKILKFDGCYHGHLDQLLVKSGSGLAGLSSSDSKGIGPEIIQNTLVLPLDDESKLEELFQREGSNIACLAIEPLPANYGLLPQRIEFLKKCRELTTKYGVLLLFDEVISGFRVSFQGMAGITGIIPDLVCYGKIIGGGFPVGAYAGKRELMDLVAPSGPVYQAGTLSANPIGMRAGLKTLTKAWTENPYPALESATKQLTDGILTLLSEKGDTNWEAVTFGSLFWLKGKTENPIRRIDQIPGTHKSNFATLFHKLLKQGVYLAPSGYEVGFLSTAHTNDIINLTLEKTKKALKD
- the hemB gene encoding porphobilinogen synthase gives rise to the protein MKKQTLRLRSHKSLRHLSESGSLNVNKMIQPLFLVEGLTEKEPIKGLPDVYRDTNQTIFKQIESDLKSGVSQFLLFMVPNEKSDTSFSKEFYHSNISAIKKTFPEMFLWLDTCICSVTTSGHCCHFHPKGNIDLKLTLNRLSELALIYADAGADGIAPSDMMDGRVASHRKILDENNHSHVPIMSYSTKFKSHFYGPFRGAADSSPQFGDRSGYQLDVRDRETAIQTSIRDKEEGADLLMVKPGMTSIDLIGPIKDKTGLPTGAYQVSGEYASLVYLAKEGFLNFEDGLRETWDVFRRAGSSFLITYGARIAQRLYS
- a CDS encoding uroporphyrinogen synthase, which produces MSETIKIGGRSSLLSRIQIHTVTNALKEKNKDLNFETIFRESSGDKDLTTPLWQFGGQGIFTKDLQEDLLNHKVDIVIHSYKDMDLKERKETTLIPVLPREDVRDVLLFKKNKWINLPNEITILTSSPRREYHIKEFLRNYFPTPINNFEIKIESVRGNIQTRLRKYLDHESGGILVAKAALDRILNFQDPDQLLPELKEIQQLIKDTMNVSLFMVLPSSIFPSAPAQGALCAEIRKEDKHLETLLSKISDSETNLTTNEEREILSRYGGGCHQKIGVTVLHREYGKVCFIRGITEDGQILQTKELSESPNYSFSRDEVWPPNAKMAARQRERLTYSIPKDVDVFVSRGYAFPLDLSVNPSNQILWSAGLSTWKDLALRGFWVNGTCDGLGESEPPEIDTILGRKTKFVKLSHMDSDKHSSIYPVIPTYFVSAPEIPIPFDTSKIKAAYWRSGSEFDIVTKRYPELLNVIHFVGPGSTFRKIKHALGENGSKNKVFVSLSFDSWVERYIKP
- a CDS encoding glutamyl-tRNA reductase, with product MWSNLILLHSTDPIAKPLDDSRLEVWQTCQRTLVFSDKRIYPIEKSERFLDGWELYQGYDAYRFLLEVVSGLRSKLFGESEIQAQFRDRFREENTERSNFAISLQRLRDQILEHTKQIRSKYLTGIGRQTYGSVTESYLQNHKEVTLLGTGKLVDSILPYLVSKQKNVRLIGRNHHRLEELKKTFPITTFHWEDYTPGNEAIVIASSFLPFNWDEMIQSSSLILDFREDSLKNHNYQHYIPLKQILNDLQETDEQIQNVKMDLQYFLTELTREREEEQLHIMNGWEDLLV